In Mercurialis annua linkage group LG6, ddMerAnnu1.2, whole genome shotgun sequence, the following are encoded in one genomic region:
- the LOC126688311 gene encoding agamous-like MADS-box protein AGL14: MAELNNEKPQENRKRRRNFNERVQENDEKQRSVSFTKRRYGLFNKAAELFMLCDAQLAVLVSSTKGNRKIYSFGYPSVNSVLDDYLNVRKPNPINDGDKMYALSLCNQIKELEDEVKNITERSKKLKNGEVGLSSVLDLFENSESVEELQALVNGLEKLRDDAKTRVDRTVSCVASNDHCVGSSLFSEKGKGKLIDSNMITDLNLPSFKFDYVSDYKKNNSSQDHDENWSQLNTSDYYHSFLDAKTRVDRAVSCVASNDHGIGSSLFSEKGKGKLIESNMIADLNLPSLKFGYVNDYEKNNLSNQYHDENWSLLKNCSFTSDDYPSFSDDHKSPLIHQNLTIDDDPFGDLFDGFWSN, from the coding sequence ATGGCAGAACTTAACAATGAAAAACCCCAAGAAAAtcgaaaaagaagaagaaatttcaACGAGAGAGTTCAAGAAAACGATGAAAAACAACGATCAGTCAGTTTCACTAAACGCCGTTACGGTTTATTCAACAAAGCAGCCGAGTTATTCATGCTTTGTGATGCTCAGTTAGCCGTTCTTGTTTCTTCAACAAAAGGAAATCGGAAAATCTACTCCTTCGGTTATCCTTCCGTTAACTCCGTTCTTGATGACTAtcttaacgttcgtaaaccTAACCCCATTAACGACGGCGATAAAATGTACGCGCTCTCACTGTGTAATCAAATCAAAGAATTAGAAGATGAAGTTAAGAATATTACGGAGAGAAGTAAGAAGTTAAAGAACGGTGAAGTAGGGTTATCTTCGGTTCTTGATTTGTTTGAGAACTCGGAGTCGGTTGAGGAATTGCAAGCTCTTGTGAATGGGTTAGAGAAACTGAGAGATGATGCGAAAACTAGGGTTGATAGAACAGTTTCTTGTGTTGCAAGTAATGATCACTGTGTCGGGTCGAGTTTGTTTTCGGAGAAGGGGAAGGGCAAGTTGATCGACAGCAATATGATCACGGATCTTAATTTACCTAGTTTCAAATTTGATTATGTGAGTGATTACAAGAAGAATAATTCAAGTCAAGATCATGATGAAAATTGGAGCCAATTGAATACTTCTGATTATTATCACAGCTTCTTGGATGCGAAAACTAGGGTTGATAGAGCAGTTTCTTGTGTTGCAAGTAATGATCACGGGATCGGGTCGAGTTTGTTTTCGGAGAAGGGGAAGGGTAAGTTGATCGAAAGCAATATGATCGCGGATCTTAATTTACCTAGTTTGAAATTTGGTTATGTGAATGATTACGAGAAGAACAATTTATCAAATCAATATCATGATGAGAATTGGAGCCTGTTGAAGAATTGTTCTTTTACTTCTGATGATTATCCCAGCTTCTCAGATGATCATAAGTCTCCATTAATTCATCAAAATCTTACCATTGATGATGATCCATTTGGGGATCTTTTCGATGGATTTTGGTCTAACTAA
- the LOC126688236 gene encoding uncharacterized protein LOC126688236 — protein MGKEKIFFGSDETKGKKRPARTVEVDSQILEIVLHYDGEFGEGGYLWGDVCARCFDISQLSLNRLDLWAKKIGVKGLVMYYWRQPELDYHRGIKPLEHDRDVEEMARAALKEGVVDVYVRYLTSDDVHNLVPESGPKLELKEIEEDGPFEPVEDGPVEAVEDAAGVEEGPGDELLLLEWYGTEDEGQVEALEVEIAAAEGPSDVAEGPEEGCSKKQKNK, from the exons ATGGGAAAAGAAAAGATCTTCTTCGGCAGTGATGAGACGAAAGGGAAGAAACGGCCAG CCCGTACTGTGGAAGTGGATTCTCAGATCCTGGAAATTGTTCTGCACTATGATGGAGAATTTGGAGAAGGTGGTTATTTGTGGGGCGACGTGTGTGCAAGATGTTTTGACATTTCCCAACTGTCACTGAATAGGCTTGATTTGTGGGCCAAAAAAATTGGAGTGAAGGGGCTGGTTATGTATTATTGGAGGCAGCCAGAGTTGGACTATCATCGAGGGATAAAACCTCTTGAACATGATAGAGATGTTGAGGAGATGGCAAGGGCTGCACTAAAAGAAGGTGTGGTTGATGTCTACGTTCGATATTTAACCTCTGATGATGTGCATAATTTGGTGCCTGAGAGTGGACCCAAGTTAGAAttgaaagaaattgaagaagatggtccATTTGAGCCAGTTGAAGATGGTCCAGTGGAGGCAGTTGAAGATGCCGCGGGAGTTGAAGAAGGTCCAGGTGATGAATTATTGTTGCTAGAGTGGTACGGCACTGAAGATGAGGGCCAAGTAGAAGCCTTGGAAGTGGAGATTGCTGCTGCTGAAGGCCCATCTGATGTGGCTGAAGGTCCAGAAGAAGGGTGCAGCAAAAAACagaagaacaaataa